The sequence TATAATAATTCAGAAACGGGCCAACACCAAACATTGTCGAACGATAATAATCCGAAGTCTGCCACGAAACGCTTCCCACTACTCCACCTTCAAGATCATTGGTAAGCCTGTAACCTACTCTGGGAGAAGCCTGTAAGTAAAATGCGCTCTGGCTTCCGAAACCAACCCCGATTCCGCCCCCGAAAGTCCAGCGGTTGGTGCTTTCGGGTGAAGCTCCTACGGAAACCTGGGAAAAAAGAACCCCTGAAATCATTACAAATAAAGAAATAATAAACTTTTTCATATTACATTGTTTTTATCGATGTTTAAAATTATGGTTTTTTTGCGAATTTATTTAGTTGTATTTTTGCGGCGTCAAACTAAGAACTCCCGTTAAGAGTTTCGTAAAATTGAAATACAATGAAAGTAGTAGTAGGCCTTTCCGGAGGCGTAGACTCAAGTGTAACAGCATATTTGCTGCAGCAGCAAGGTCATGAAGTGGTGGCTTTGTTTATGAGAAACTGGAATGATGCTTCCGTGACGTTGGAAGATGAATGTCCGTGGATTGAGGATAGTAATGATGCCCTGATGGTTGCCCAAAAGCTGGGAATTCCGTTTCAGGTGATCGATATGAGCGAGCTTTATAAAGAAAGAATCGTGGATTATATGTTCGATGAATATCAGAAAGGAAGAACCCCGAATCCGGATGTTTTGTGTAACCGGGAAGTAAAATTCGATGTTTTCATGAAAACGGCAATGTCATTGGGTGCTGATAAAGTAGCTACAGGACATTATGCGCAGGTAACTTCCACTTTTGATGAAAACGGAAAGGAAATTTTTCATCTTCTGGCAGGAAAGGATAATAATAAAGATCAGTCTTATTTTTTATGTCAATTAAGTCAGGATCAATTGTCTAAAGCTTTGTTTCCCATTGGAGAATTAACAAAACCCGAAGTAAGGGAAATCGCGAAAGAAATCGGATTGGTAACCGCTGATAAAAAAGATTCTCAGGGATTATGCTTTATCGGAAAAGTGAGCCTTCCGCAGTTTTTGCAGCAGCAATTGGTTCCCAAAGAAGGAGAAATTGTAGAAATTTTCAGAGATTCTCCTATTTTCGCAGAAGAAACTCCAGTATTTTCTTCAAAACAGGAAGAACTTGAATTTTTAAGCAAAAAAATCAATTATAAAAAATCCGGCGGAAAAGTAATTGGAAAACATCAGGGAGCCCAATTTTTCACGATCGGACAAAGCAAGGGTCTAGGAATCGGCGGACACAAAGAAAGTTGTTTTATCATCTCCAGAGACATGGAAAACAATATTCTTTTTGTGGGTGAAGGTCACAGCTTCCCCGGATTGTACAAAAAAGCATTGAAAATTGACAATTCTGAAGTTCATTGGGTGCGTGAAGATTTAGCCTTAAAAAATGGAGAAACGATGGAAGTAATGGCAAGGATACGATACAGACAACCGTTGCAGAAAGCGACATTACATCAGTTTGAAGATGGCTTTTATATCGAATTTGAAGACGCCCAATCTGCCATCGCGGAAGGACAGTTTGCGTCTTGGTATATTGGTGATGAGCTTTTAGGAAGCGGAGTTATTGCGTAATGAGATACTAGATTTAAGATTAAATTTAGATTCCATTAATTCTTAAACTTTTTAAACTAAAGGATTAAACATAACAAGAGGTTTGGAAATTTCCAAACCTCTTTTATTTATCAAAATTTGACTTTAGCTTCTTTATTCCTGAATTGTAATAGTTTTACTAGATGAAGTATGTGCAGAAAAATACCCCAAAGCTCCATTGCTTATATTACTCGGAGGATTAGTAGGCGTAATGGTAGCTCCTGAATTATGCAAAACGGCTTGCGGAAAAGCTTTAAAGTAATTATAAACTGAAGCATCAATACATTGCAATTCTACTGTCACATATTGATTTACTCCATACTGAACATCAATAGAAATAGGTTTACCGTTTACTTCTCCATTCCCAATTTCGTCTGACATTACAGTATAACTAGTATCGTTATTGTCATCGTCTTTCAGTTTACTTTTAAAAAGATAATAATTCCCTTTGGCTGCCGGATCAGTAAAAATAGGAATAAGCCCTGAAACATTATTAAATCCGTCAAAAATTTTGGACTGTTTTACATCATCCAAATTCACATATTCCGGCATTTTACTCGTTGCCTTATAGGTAACTCCGTCTACAGTAACCGATAGTGTATAAATCTCTCCGTAATTGGACACAAGATTGACTGGTTTATAGACTCCGTTTTCATATTTCAATGTATCAACATGTCCTTGACTATCACTTACTGTCACGATTGCATTCGCCACGGGTGAGTATTCATCATCTCCCGATGAGATTTTAACGGTTCTCGATACAGCAACAAAAGACTGCCCATTTTGATCAGAAATATTTCCTTCGATAACTATTCTCCCACTCATATTATCTAAAGGAATATCCGCATCTCTATCTCCGCAACTTAATAAAAGAAGCATAAAAGCGGAGATAATAAAATATTTTTTGTTTATCATCATTTTTTTACGGTTTATATTAAAATTTAAAATTATAGGCCACATTGGGAACAATGGAAAGCAGCGTCTCCTGTTTTGCCCGTATTGTATTTGTAAACATATCTTTTTCAAAACTAATGGTATAAGGATTTTGTTTGCCATAAATATTATACACTCCAAAAGACCAAGAGCTTTTAAAGCGTTTTGTTGTCTTCGGTTCATAAGTTACATTCAGATCAAGACGGTGATAAGCCGGCATTCGATTACTGTTTCTTGCACCATATTGAAACACGGTTTGTCCGTCGATGTTATACACCCCGACCGGAAAAGTCACTGCATTTCCTGTACTGTAAACAAAAGCTCCTGAAAATGTTATTGCAGGCGTCAATTCATAGCTGGCAACCACAGATAGATTGTGGGTTTTATCAGAATTGGCATTGTACCAGTTCCCTTCATTGATTCCATCAATTTTTCTTTCCGTTTTAGATAATGTGTATGAAACCCAACCTGTAAGCCTGCCTTTTGTTTTTTTTGCTAAAAGCTCAAATCCGTAAGCTCTTCCGATACCGTTATACAAAAGGTTATTTTCCACATTATCCAGCACATCTACTACTAAACCGTCTTTATAATCGACAAGATTTGCCATTTTTTTATAGAATACTTCGCTTGTCACTTCGTAGCCTTTATTAAATTTCTTGGTATAAGCAAGATTCACCTGATCCATCGTTAACGGTTTTTTGAGATTCAGCCAAATATCATTATTAATAAATTGGCCATACCCTCCGTTACTTAAAGTCTGTAAATTTTGTGTAAGTCTCGTGTAACCCGCCCGTATACTATTATTTTTATTAAATTCATAATTTAACATCAAACGAGGCTCAAAATTGATATACCTTTTGGAAGTTTCTCCATCCTTTTCAATGTCCTTCCCCCGATTAAGCATTGACAGCCTTACACCATAATTCATGAAAAGTTTTTCGGAAATTTTATAATCATCATTAAAATACAATGCACTTTCCCACATTGTTCTTTCTTTCTTAAGAAATTCAGAATTGATGTAATCCGGAAGTTTATTGGTGAAAAAATCATAATAAGAAGCCTGCAGTCCGTAATTAAATGTATG is a genomic window of Chryseobacterium wanjuense containing:
- the mnmA gene encoding tRNA 2-thiouridine(34) synthase MnmA; translated protein: MKVVVGLSGGVDSSVTAYLLQQQGHEVVALFMRNWNDASVTLEDECPWIEDSNDALMVAQKLGIPFQVIDMSELYKERIVDYMFDEYQKGRTPNPDVLCNREVKFDVFMKTAMSLGADKVATGHYAQVTSTFDENGKEIFHLLAGKDNNKDQSYFLCQLSQDQLSKALFPIGELTKPEVREIAKEIGLVTADKKDSQGLCFIGKVSLPQFLQQQLVPKEGEIVEIFRDSPIFAEETPVFSSKQEELEFLSKKINYKKSGGKVIGKHQGAQFFTIGQSKGLGIGGHKESCFIISRDMENNILFVGEGHSFPGLYKKALKIDNSEVHWVREDLALKNGETMEVMARIRYRQPLQKATLHQFEDGFYIEFEDAQSAIAEGQFASWYIGDELLGSGVIA
- a CDS encoding DUF4249 domain-containing protein; this translates as MMINKKYFIISAFMLLLLSCGDRDADIPLDNMSGRIVIEGNISDQNGQSFVAVSRTVKISSGDDEYSPVANAIVTVSDSQGHVDTLKYENGVYKPVNLVSNYGEIYTLSVTVDGVTYKATSKMPEYVNLDDVKQSKIFDGFNNVSGLIPIFTDPAAKGNYYLFKSKLKDDDNNDTSYTVMSDEIGNGEVNGKPISIDVQYGVNQYVTVELQCIDASVYNYFKAFPQAVLHNSGATITPTNPPSNISNGALGYFSAHTSSSKTITIQE